In Archocentrus centrarchus isolate MPI-CPG fArcCen1 chromosome 24, fArcCen1, whole genome shotgun sequence, one DNA window encodes the following:
- the LOC115774380 gene encoding toll-like receptor 5, with protein sequence MMRTLGLQVVAICVFLQVPGCFPSCTIKGSLAYCGFQNLYSIPPLPPHITHLYLEMNNINEINSTSLSSLEGLQMLDLGQQRGQLVIRNNAFSRQKHLRKLSLDCNVGLQLEPQAFEGLSSLQSLQLDYCSLKDSILKDKYLEPLSSLETLSLFGNQIERLQPSPFFSKMTNLKNLNLKLNKIDKICEPDLAGFQGKSFTVLNLNSVDLKAMSSDDFDWQKCGNPFRGISFQMLDLSGNWFGIRQYREFFRAIKGTKIFHLKMSGHIGRGFSFNNLPDPDRSTFEGLHNSSVRSFDLSKNRIFALQQGVFSPLKEVSIITVSQNRVNQIHRNAFEGLQDNLKLLNLSHNLLGEIYSHTFDFLTNLQVLDLSHNHIGALGYHSFSGLPNLKVLSLIGNSLRDLGFPALLPSLDFLLLNDNKMAPSSMSSITQFASNIMHLNIQDNRLTDMGDVSTILIHLKRLKHLFYGGNTIRRCSFSRLVGLHNLTVLDLHSSSLQSVWAQGKCLNLFDNLGQVAGLNLSFNALQSLPQGIFNGLTSVQEMDLSSNALTYLQPDAFPKSLKVLYLSNNFIASPNPASFHSLSFLNLGMNRFHCNADLKSFLTWLNETNVILLSPVNELRCEFPAGYHDVPLTEFSATVVSQ encoded by the exons ATGATGCGGACGCTTGGCCTTCAGGTGGTTGCCATCTGTGTTTTCCTGCAG GTGCCGGGCTGTTTCCCATCATGCACCATAAAGGGCTCATTAGCCTACTGTGGCTTCCAGAACCTCTACTCaattcctcctctccctcctcacaTCACCCATTTGTACCTGGAGATGAACAACATCAATGAGATCAACTCTACCTCGCTATCAAGCCTTGAGGGGCTGCAGATGCTGGACCTCGGACAACAGCGCGGGCAGCTTGTTATCAGGAACAACGCCTTCAGCAGACAAAAGCATCTGAGGAAGCTTTCACTTGACTGTAATGTCGGCCTTCAGCTGGAACCGCAGGCCTTTGAGGGGTTGTCAAGTTTGCAGAGTCTACAACTGGATTACTGCTCACTTAAAGATTCGATACTAAAGGACAAATATCTAGAACCACTGTCATCCTTAGAAACTCTCAGCCTCTTTGGTAACCAGATAGAAAGACTCCAGCCTTCACCATTCTTTTCAAAAATGACTAATTTGAAAAACTTGAATCTCAAGCTGAACAAAATTGACAAAATTTGTGAGCCCGATCTTGCTGGCTTTCAGGGAAAAAGCTTCACAGTTCTGAACTTGAACTCCGTCGACCTGAAAGCAATGTCCAGTGACGACTTTGACTGGCAGAAATGCGGAAATCCTTTCAGAGGGATATCCTTTCAAATGCTCGATTTGTCCGGGAACTGGTTTGGCATACGTCAATACAGAGAGTTTTTCAGAGCCATCAAGGGGACAAAGATCTTCCATCTGAAAATGTCAGGGCACATAGGCAGAGGATTTTCATTCAATAATCTCCCTGATCCAGACCGCAGCACATTTGAGGGCTTGCACAACAGTTCGGTCCGCTCTTTTGATCTGTCTAAAAACCGGATATTTGCATTGCAACAAGGGGTTTTTAGTCCACTGAAAGAAGTCTCAATCATCACTGTTTCCCAAAACAGAGTGAATCAGATACACAGAAATGCCTTTGAAGGTCTTCAGGATAATTTAAAACTTCTTAACCTCTCACACAACCTGCTTGGGGAAATCTATTCTCACACATTTGATTTTCTGACAAACCTTCAGGTGTTGGATTTGTCTCATAATCACATTGGTGCATTGGGTTATCACTCATTTAGTGGACTTCCCAACCTCAAAGTATTATCTCTGATAGGAAATTCTCTGAGAGACTTAGGCTTCCCTGCACTTCTACCAAGtttagattttcttttattgaaCGACAACAAGATGGCGCCCTCATCAATGAGCAGCATCACTCAGTTTGCCAGTAACATCATGCATCTGAACATTCAGGACAACAGATTAACAGACATGGGGGATGTCTCCACCATTTTGATTCACCTGAAACGCCTTAAGCACCTCTTTTATGGGGGAAACACAATCAGGAGATGCTCCTTCAGCAGACTAGTCGGTCTGCATAATCTCACAGTTCTGGATCTTCACAGCAGCTCCCTGCAGTCTGTTTGGGCTCAGGGTAAATGTCTCAATCTGTTTGACAATTTGGGGCAAGTTGCTGGTCTCAATTTGAGCTTCAACGCACTGCAGTCTCTTCCTCAAGGTATTTTCAATGGTCTCACCTCAGTACAGGAGATGGACCTCTCATCCAACGCCTTGACATATCTCCAGCCTGATGCATTTCCAAAAAGTCTGAAAGTACTCTACCTTTCCAACAACTTCATTGCCTCGCCTAACCCTGCCAGTTTCCACTCTCTGAGCTTCCTCAACCTCGGTATGAACCGATTCCACTGCAACGCTGATCTGAAGAGCTTTCTGACTTGGTTGAACGAGACTAACGTGATCCTCCTGAGTCCTGTTAATGAGCTCAGATGTGAATTTCCTGCTGGTTATCATGATGTTCCTCTGACAGAGTTTTCTGCCACAGTGGTCTCACAGTAG